The Salmo salar chromosome ssa19, Ssal_v3.1, whole genome shotgun sequence DNA window AACAGGTTAGTTGAAAAATTCCTTTCGAGGCTTTCCATTAGCCAATCTGTAACGGGTATGGAGCATCACATATCCCATGAACAATTCCGTAGCTACATAAACCATAGTTTCAGACTGGACACAAGTCTGCAGATGATTGGCTGCCTGTGCCTGTGAGTCGCTGTGATTCTGAGAGGAGAAATATgtgaaccaaacacacacactctccctctcatccccctgtTCATCCCTCTCTTActccctctcatccccctgttcatctctctcattcccctgttcatccctctctcactccctctcatccccctgttcatccctctcatccccctgttcatccctctcatcccccagttcatccctctctcactccctctcatccccctgttcatccctctcatccccctgttcatccctctctcactccctctcatccccctgttcatccctctctcactccctctcatccccctgttcatccctctcatccccctgttcatccctctctcactccctctcatcccccagttcatccctctctcactccctctcatccccctgttcatccctctcatccccctgttcatccctctctcactccctctcatccccctgttcatccctctctcactccctctcatccccctgttcatccctctctcactccctctcatctGACTCTTTGCTTCCTCCTGCTGCCCCCCGCCCTCACTCCTTATGTAGCTGCACTGTTATTAGTGCTTTATGATTGTAATTACAAATGCTTATAAGTTGAACACTCATTAAATCATCCAACTTTATTGGCAAGCAATTTACAGTTGAAGAACATTCTTTGTTTTTGATAGGAGGCATATCTAGGTGCACTTATTTATATCCTAATGTTTAATTGACAgttagcctaataaacaaattaTAAACCTTTATAAAGATAATCTAATTGTAAGTTTAACCCTGTCTTCTTTGGTACTGTCACAGTTCCTTCCACCAATTTAATGCCCTTTGAACGtttgaaaaaaatgtatatttcatAAAACTTCATAGAAAACAatttttcccatctcaagaggtaaaaaagaaagaaaacaaatactatagTAAGTgtctattaagtgccaaataaagtaatagggttgactgtaacagggttgactgtaacaggaTTGACTGTCATAGAGgtgactgtaacagggttgactgtgacagggttgactgtaacaggattgactgtaacagggttgactgtaatAGGGTTGACTataacagggttgactgtaatGTGGTTGACTGTAGCAGGGTTGACTGTAATAGGGTTGACTGTAACAGAGTTGACTGTAATAGGGTTGACTGTAGCAGAGTTGACTGTAATAGGGTTGACTGAAGCAGGGTTGacaatttcatcttaaatcagccacaATGCCCATTgtgtgttgtgtgcaacagggtgtggcaattgaatgcaagcttcactattatctattttttacattgttaaaacatttctagcctgtctatcaatgggtaacagagttgacgtgttatgctccacgcactcagttttccaccacaaaacatcaGGAAATGGCCCCAaacagtagaaccagctcacctgcttttacactaggaTTTGGcttttagatgttcaatgtttatttagggaaaaatatttaaaaataaatagtttcaccatattaaatcgagagttcagttcacataacaGGGTTGCCCTTGCATTAAAGGAACAGATGTAGCCTATGTGAATCAGTAAAtcacataaaataaaaaataatcttcagaaatgactttctcaaagcaacaaaaataactagggctttacaatgacagTGAACACTAGCAGAAATATTGGGGTTATGTGAGTTGAAATCTCCCTAGAAATCACAGAGGGTGCACAAAGGGAATTCTGAATTTTgccactttagcaagtctttattcatataacAAAACTGATTGATTTAATTCTTCATGAAGTCTATATTAAAGAGCACTTCacttaatataacaggcttttaaaatgtaatattggtgcacaatttctacttaaaatatcaaagggacgcaatACTATAGCTGTTGCATTTCTGAACGGGCAGTGCAGAGACACCTCAGTGCGTCACTTTCCGTCGACGCTGCCTCGGGAAAGACCCTTTTCGCCGGGTGTATTTGTCGAGAGAAGCTGTGTGTTTTGTAACAGTAACTACTCGCCATCTGACCTGTCCTTCATCTGGCAACATGACATACTACAAGTTCAGCGGGTTCAGCCAGAGGTTGACAGGGTCGGCACCGGCCACCGCCTACAGTCCGCAGGTAAGCCCGGGAGTGCCCTAGTCGGACAGTGAGAGGCTGGGTACCTGGCGTTAGTGACCTTCATTAACTAACGGTGCTGCGATGGCTGACAGAACAGCGTATCCGAGAGGCCCGAGCCTAAACGTGAAAAATGTATTTCTTTGAGTTGTGTTAATGGGATATGAATATTAATAGTTTTTATCTTGACCATGGCTTGTGTAACTAGTTAGCAGCGTCCCTCCTGTCCCCACTGAGTTTACTAGCACCTGGTTATTTTACTTGTCAAAAGGTGCTTCAAGGAGTTGTCCTAACTTGTGTTGGTGTTGAGATAAAACTGTGTGTTCTGTTCCAGGGTCTGAGGTCTGGTTTGCCAGCAGAGCCTCCCACCATGACGTTTGCTACACCCACCAAGATGGTGTCAGAGTCAGGGGCCATGGTGGAATACCTAGGGGTGAACAAGGTGCCATACTTCCAGAGACTGTTCCaggtacacactcactcactcctctcacACTCCCCCTTTCTCTATCCTCTAAacctttttcccctcaggagactgaaaagatttggcatggtttcCCAGATCCTGAAAAGGtgatacagctgcaccatcgagagcatcatgaccggttgcatcaccgcctggtatggcatctgaccgtaaggcgctacagagggtagtgcgaacggcccagtacatcactggggccaagcttcctgccatccaggacctatataataggcggtgtcagaggaaggcccataaaattgtcagagactccagtcacgcAAGTCATAGAtcgttttctctgctaccgcacggcaagcggtaccggagcgccaagtctaggaccaaaaggctcctcaacagcttctacccccaagccataagactgctgaacaattaataaaatcgccaccagacaatttacattgacccccccccccctcctttttgtacactgctactcgctgtttattatctatgcatagtcacttaacccccacctacatgtacaaattacctcaactagcctgtacccccacacactgactcggtaccggtgccccctgtatatagcctcgttaataTTATTctaattgtgttactttttgttattagtttttattttagtctacttgataaatattttcttaactctttcttgaactgcactgttgggtgtagggggcagtatttccacggccggatgaaaaacgtacccaaattaaactggttactactcgggcccagaaactagaatatgcatattattagtagatttgcatagaaaacactctgaagtttctaaaactgtttgaatgatgtctatgagtataacagaactcatatggcaggcaaaaacctgagaaaaatccaaccaggaagtgggagatctgagaattgtagttcttcttttgaatccctatcgaaactacagtgtctgtggggtcacgttgcacttcctaaggcttccattggctgtaaacagccttcagaaagtctcCTTCAGAAAGTCAACAGCCTTtccatcattctcctgttactgggcagagaatagtagctcagtcaatgagtggactgcctatggacaaaggacttggtgatcCGCGAGCGTGCCGTTgcttctttttctcctggaatgaatacgctattgtccggttggaatattatcgcatttttacgtaaaaaataccctaaagattgattgtaagcaacgtttgacatgtttctacgaacggtaatggaacattttgacttttcgtgtctcgaATTACGCTTGctcattatgcctttggatagtgacctgaacgcacaaacaaaacggaggtatttagacataaatatggattatttcgaacaaaaacaaccatttcttgtggaagtagccatcctgggagtgcattctgacgaagatcagcaaaggtaagagaatatttataatactaattctgagtttaggtgaccccagaacttggtgggtgtctgtatagcttgctttgatggcgagctatgtactcagaatatagaaaaatgtgctttcgccgaaaagctattttaaaatctgacatagaggttgcatcaaggagtactgtatctataattcttaaaataattgttatgcattttgtcaacgtttatgatgattatttttgtaaattgaagcgctcattcaccggaagtttttggtgggaatacattttctgaacatcacgtgccaatgtaaaatgctgtttttggatataaatattaactttatcgaacaaaacatacatgtattgtgtaacatgatgtcctaggagtgtcatctgatgaagatcgtcaaaggttagtgcttcatttagctgtattttgggtttttgtgacacatctccttgcttggaaaatggctgtgtggttatttttgtctatgtactctcctaacataatctaatgttttgctttcgctgtaaagcctttctgaaatcggacaatgtggttacattaaggagaagtgtatctttacaatggtgtaaaatagtcgtgtgtttgagaaattgaaattattcgatttttgatgttttgtatttcgcgccctgctgttccattggatgttggctaggcgttccgctgCTGTCCTCAACaggtaagggcttgtaagtaagcatttcatggtaaagtctacacttgttgtattcggcgcatgtgacaaataaagccaTAGTAAACAGTTGTATTCGCTCTCAAAATCGGAGTTCCTTGAGTTTTCCAGACGTAGCCCACCTAGGCTAAATGCCTATGATGGAAATCAACACTCATATGCTgccatagttttttttttttatacaggtaGCCTATTTTACTGAAACCCTAGCCTACAGCCCAATATGTTTTAAACTACAACTTTAGCATAGCATCTCTTCTAATTCTTTTCTACAAATGACCCACTCAATATCTAGACCCCCCCCCAAACATGCATTTAATTTGAACTTCATCAATTTAATTGGCTGTAAGCTACAATGGTGATAGCCTATTGTCAATAAATGACTTTGACAATAAATTACATCGATAACGTCATGTGTAATTCCAAAACACAATCCGGTTGATAAATGTATAGAATTCCGTTGCATTCATGCATTGTTACACTGGCACTGTCCTATAAGCACTATCCTATACATAATGTTGGCACTGGCAGTCAAACTTAGCAACACTAAGTAGACACTAACTATACATGTCACAATTCAATGTTACAGTGCACCAACAGTCTATTTTCGGACAATTTATCGGCTAATTTGACCAGTATTGCTCCGCATAGACGCAAGGAAAAAGAAACGTTCTTTCTAAGTTGACGGGCTATATGCTCGTGACGCCGTTGACGCTCGCGGACGTCTGTTTTCTGTTTTTCACTCCCATGTATTCTATTTCCAGTTGAGCACGCTCGTTCACACACGTAAACTCAGCCTGTGTGATTTGTGCTTAAcagtcccctctctttctctgtccctgccTCAGACGTCAGATGGCGTTCCAGTCCATCTGAAGAGAGGTGTCCCTGACAGACTGTTGTACCGCACCACCATGGCCCTGACAGTAGGAGGAGCACTTTACTGCCTCGTGGCCCTCTACATCGCTGCACGACCCAGGAAAACGACCTAAACCCAGTCCAGCCCAATATCCCCAGCCAAGTTCACCGGGGGTCTGTTCAGAAGGGCCCAACATTACACCTCACTGATGACACCCCTGGCTTGGCCCAGGACCCGACACCTATCATATCATCCACGGCTCGAACACTGAAACTATACAGAGCAAATGTGTTGAAAATGAGGaggaacaaaaatatgaatgtaaTTATATGAGAACgtgtgatgtctgtctgtcacattTGTATAAAAAGAAGTTGATAAATGTGATTAAAAACAGTTAAATACCCAGTGATCCTCTGTCCTTTATTGGCATGGTTCCCAAAGCACCCAACTGTGTCTCGTCTGctctgaggcacagatctggggaaggttaccaaaaaaattctgcagaattgaaggtccccaagaacagtggcttccatcattcttaaatggaagaagtttggaaacaccaagactcttcctagagctggctgcctgtccaaactgagcaatcggggacgaagggtcttggtcagggaggtgaccaagaacccgattatcactctgacagagctccatagttcctctgtggagatgggagaccatctctgcagcactgcaccaatcaggcctttatggtagagtggccagacggaagccactcctcagtaaaaggcacatgacagcccgtttggagtttaccaaaaggcacctaaaggactctgaccatgagaaacaagatagaATTATTTGAccagaatgcca harbors:
- the cox7a2l gene encoding cytochrome c oxidase subunit 7A2-like, mitochondrial, translated to MTYYKFSGFSQRLTGSAPATAYSPQGLRSGLPAEPPTMTFATPTKMVSESGAMVEYLGVNKVPYFQRLFQTSDGVPVHLKRGVPDRLLYRTTMALTVGGALYCLVALYIAARPRKTT